A portion of the Cydia strobilella chromosome 5, ilCydStro3.1, whole genome shotgun sequence genome contains these proteins:
- the LOC134741845 gene encoding trypsin-3-like: protein MAVFGFSLIALTVITLCCALELSTFDIKPEPIPILGHWWGSEAVNENNKIVGGQEAWIEDHPYQVSFIVNNSYFCGGFIVSEIYILTAAHCAQDVDPKTVVLRAGSASRKNGTIIPIAEVIPHPEYNDPPFDKDVAVMKTVEPITFSDTMQPIPLPKLRRPMRGGTKVVVSGWGRTKQGASSIPERLMDVEIPVVYYAACLASYPGILTENMWCGGNYFLGGQGTCQGDSGGAAIQDGMAVGIVSFGRGCAQPLSPSVFANIAAPTIRNFIEQHTGL, encoded by the exons ATGGCCGTGTTCGGGTTCAGTTTAATTGCTTTAACTGTGATTACATTATGTTGTGcattag AATTATCGACTTTCGATATAAAACCAGAGCCTATACCTATTTTGGGTCACTGGTGGGGTTCCGAAGCCGTTAACGAGAACAATAAGATCGTGGGAGGACAAGAGGCCTGGATAGAGGACCATCCTTACCAGGTTTCCTTTATCGTGAACAACTCTTACTTCTGCGGAGGATTCATTGTCAGCGAGATATACATACTCACGGCAGCTCATTGTGCTCAGGA TGTGGACCCAAAAACAGTGGTACTTCGAGCTGGGAGCGCCTCGCGGAAGAATGGAACCATAATACCTATTGCGGAAGTCATTCCCCATCCGGAATACAACGATCCTCCTTTCGACAAGGACGTGGCGGTCATGAAGACCGTAGAGCCCATTACCTTCTCTGATACCATGCAACCAATACCACTTCCGAAGCTTCGGCGGCCTATGAGAGGAGGTACTAAGGTTGTGGTGAGCGGCTGGGGGAGAACCAAG CAAGGTGCGTCTAGCATTCCTGAGAGGTTGATGGACGTCGAGATTCCCGTGGTGTATTACGCGGCTTGTCTTGCGTCCTACCCGGGGATTCTGACCGAAAACATGTGGTGCGGAGGCAACTACTTCTTAGGCGGTCAGGGAACTTgtcaa GGCGACTCTGGTGGCGCTGCAATCCAAGATGGGATGGCCGTGGGGATCGTGTCGTTCGGCCGCGGCTGCGCCCAGCCGCTCTCGCCGAGCGTGTTCGCGAACATCGCCGCACCTACCATACGGAACTTCATCGAGCAACACACTGGTCTTTGA